One stretch of Euphorbia lathyris chromosome 7, ddEupLath1.1, whole genome shotgun sequence DNA includes these proteins:
- the LOC136201446 gene encoding F-box protein FBW2-like — protein sequence MANLDLQKKENIDNVEMSKRSSSSSSRWNDLNPEILALILVRISIEERVGLVSLVCKNWLACVSGPYCWSEINIQNWCRKRQRSVEDFDSVAHNLMNRSRGLFRLISAFKLGNRGFISVANWGKNLKVLKIPMSEVTDKMVETHARSLVNLSVLDISHCLDITSKGIGEFGNNCKGLTELRRNLRSVMLNEIDNSEAIVIANTMPGLKKLDICFGTFDECGLQAILTHCKALSHLNIQGCWNVKLEGDVLDKCLKLDFFSQNLFYVRWIVELLEII from the exons ATGGCAAATCTCGATCTGCAGAAGAAAGAAAACATTGATAATGTTGAAATGTCCAAAaggtcttcatcttcttcttcccggTGGAATGATCTCAATCCGGAAATACTAGCACTCATACTCGTCAGAATCTCGATAGAAGAAAGGGTAGGATTGGTTTCGTTGGTCTGCAAAAATTGGTTAGCATGCGTTTCAGGACCTTATTGTTGGTCTGAAATCAACATCCAGAACTGGTGCCGGAAACGACAACGTTCTGTCGAGGATTTTGACTCCGTGGCACATAATCTTATGAACCGCAGTAGAGGTTTATTTCGGTTGATCTCTGCCTTCAAGCTTGGAAATCGAGGCTTCATTTCCGTTGCTAACTG GGGGAAAAACCTGAAAGTGCTGAAAATTCCAATGAGTGAAGTGACAGATAAAATGGTGGAAACACATGCTCGTTCACTAGTGAATTTAAGTGTTTTAGACATTAGTCATTGTTTGGATATCACAAGCAAAGGGATTGGAGAATTTGGGAACAACTGTAAAGGCCTAACTGAGCTGAGAAGAAACTTGAGATCTGTGATGCTTAATGAAATTGATAATAGTGAAGCTATAGTGATAGCAAATACAATGCCAGGTCTAAAGAAACTTGATATTTGTTTTGGGACTTTTGACGAATGTGGTCTTCAAGCCATACTTACTCATTGCAAGGCTCTTTCACATCTCAACATTCAAGGGTGTTGGAATGTTAAACTGGAAGGTGATGTTTTGGATAAGTGTTTGAAGCTTGATTTTTTCAGTCAGAATTTATTTTATGTTCGTTGGATCGTTGAATTGTTGGAAATCATTTGA